The Cryptosporangium phraense genomic interval GCCGCGGAGATCCGCGCCGAGCTCGGCGAGGGCGACGTCCCGCTGATCCTCGCGGTCGGCCGCCTGCACCCCCAGAAGCGTTTCGACGTACTGGTCGACGCGTCCGTGCGCTGGTCGGCCGCCGTCGTGCTGATCGCCGGAACCGGCCCGGAGGAGTCGGCGCTCCGGCGTCAGGCGGCCGCGCTCGGCGCCCCGGTCCGCTTCCTCGGTCATCGTTCGGACGTCGCCGAGCTGCTCGCCGCCTGCGACGTGGCGGTGATGACCAGCGACTGGGAGGCCCGGCAGCTCTTCGCGCAGGAGGCGTTGCGGGCCGGGCGTCCGCTCGTGGCCACGGCGGTCGGAGGTGTGCCCGGCCTGGTCGGCGACGGCGCCCGGCTGGTGCCGCCCGGCAACCCGGACGCGGTCGCGGCGGCCGTGAGCGCGCTGCTGGCCGACCCGTCCGCGGCGCGTGAGCTGGCCGAACGCGGCGCGAAGGTCGCGGCCGGGTGGCCCGACGAGGCCACGGTCGCCGCGTCCGTCGCCGCGGTCTACGACGAGCTGGTCGGCGCCGAACCGGTCACCGGGCTGCCCGTATGAGTGGGAAGTCGGGGATAGGGGTGCCGGGGGAGCGGCCCATCTCGCTGCTGCTCCGGGTCGCCGCCGTGTGCGCGGTCGTGGTGATCGCCGCGATCACCGGCATCACCGCGGTGCCCGGGCTGCCCCAGGCGGCTCCCCGGGCGGTCATCGCCGCGACCGCTCACGTCGTGATCGTCGGGGTTCCCGGCCTGCGCTGGGACGACGTCGACGCCGCCCGCACGCCGAACCTCGACCGGCTGCTCGCCGAGGGCAGCGCGGGCTCGCTCTCGGTGCGCACCGCCGGGCCGCTGACCTGCCCGGCCGACGGCTGGGTCTCGCTCGGGGCGGGCAACCGCGCCCGCGGCCCGCGCCACGGCGAGAGCTGCCCGGCCGAGTTCCCGCTGGACGCGCCGGTCACGACCCGCGACACCGGCGCCCGGCTCCCGCAGCAGGACGCGGTCATCGCCCGCAACAGCGAGCTCTCCCAGGGCGCCCGGCCCGGTGCGCTCGCCGACGGCGTCCGGTGCGTGACCGCGGTCGGCCGGGGCGCGGCCGTCGCCGCCGCCCACCCCAGCGGTCGCATCGACCGGTACGCGGCCGCGCTGCCCGCGAACCCCGCCGACCTGCTCACCCGCTGCCCGGTGACGGTGGCCGAGGCCCCGACGATCGCCGCCGACGACGACCGCACCGTCGAGGCCGCGGCCGTCGATGCCTACGTCGCCCGGGTCGACGCGGCCCGGCCGCCCGGCTCGGTGCTGCTCGTCGTCGGGGTCGCGGACACGTCCGCGGTGCCCCGGCTGCACGTCGCGCTGGCGGTCGGCCCCGGTTTCCGGCCCGGCGCCGAACTGTCCTCGCCGACCACCAGCAAGGCCCCGTTCGTCCAGCTGATGGACGTCGCCCCGACCGCGATCGCCGCGCTCGGGCTGCCCGCGGTGCCGTCGATGTCCGGCGTCGCCGTGCTCAGCGACGGCGCCCAGGCGGCCGACACCACCGGGGAGGTCTCCCGGCTGGTCGACCGCGACCGGGCGGCCGGCGCCCAGCGCCCGCTGGTCCAGCCGTTCTTCACGATCATGGTCGTCGCGGTGATCCTGCTGCTGCTCGTGTCCTGGCGGGTGGTGTTCGCCCGCTGGCAGACCGCGGTGGCCGCCGCCGGGACGATCCGTCCGGCGTCGACCCGGTTCCGCTGGCCGCGGGCGATCGAGACCGTCGAAGTGCTGGCGGTGGCGCTGGCCACGGTGCCGGTGGCGGCGTTCGCGGCGAACGTCTTCGCCTGGTGGCGCTCGGACCATCCGCTGCTGACCGTGATCGCGCTGATCGCGGCCGGGGTCGCCGGGTTGACCGGCCTGGCCTACGGCGGCCCGTGGCGCGGACGTCCGACCGGCCCGATCGGCTGCGTCGCGATCGGCACCGCGCTGGTGCTCGGGGCCGACGTCCTCACCGGCTCGAATCTGCAGCTCAACGCGTTGCCGGGCTACTCACCGCTGGTCGCCGGTCGGTTCACCGGGTTCGGCAATCTCGCGTTCGGCGTCTACGCGGCCGGCGTGCTGCTCGGCGTCGGGTGTCTGGCCCAGGCGGTGCCGGGCTGGCGCCGGCCGACGCTGTTCACGTTCGCGGGGGCGGCGGCCGTGGTGGTCGTCGGAGCGCCGGGGTGGGGCGCCGACGTCGGCGGCATCCTCGCGCTGACGCCGGCCGTGCTGCTGGCCGCGGTGCGGCTCTCCGGGCGCCGGGTGTCCGGCGGGGTCGTGGCCGGTGCGGCGGTGGCGGCGCTGGCCGTCGTGACCGCGTTCGCCGCGGTCGACTACGCCCGGCCCGAGGAGAGCCGTTCGCACCTGGGGCGGTTCGTCGCCCAGCTGTTCGACGGGTCGGCCGGCACCGTGATCCAGCGCAAGGCCGAGGCCAACGTGACGCTGCTGCTGACCAGCCAGCTTACGATCCTGGTGGTCGCGGTCGCCGTGTTCGTGTTGTTCGTGCTGCTGGTGCCCACCGCGCGGCTGCGCCGGGTGCTGGGGTTGTACCCAGCGGTGCGGTCGGGGCTGGTCGGGTTGCTGGTGGCGGCGGTGCTCGGGTTCGCGTTGAACGACTCCGGAGTCGCGGTGCCGGCGTTCTCGGCGATGGTCGCGGTGCCGCTGGCGATCGCTCTGACGATCCGGGTCGCGGTGGCCGGGCAGCGCACGGTGCGCCGGGAGCCATCGCGGCTCGCCGCCGATCGCGCGTTTCCGTTCGACCCCGACCACACCGACCCACCCGAACCGGAGCCCGAACGAGCCCCTGAGTCGGTGAGTGCGGCCGGTGCTTCGGCGGGGGCGTCCCGGGCGGGGACTGCGTCCGGCGCTTCGGAGGCGGGAGCCGCCTCCGGCGGGGTGGGGACCGCCTCCGGCGGGGCGGGCGCGGACGGCGGGGCGGGGACTGCGTCGGGCGGGGCGGCGGCGGGAGCCGCGTCGGGCGGGGTGGGGGCAGGTGCCACGGAAGGCGGGGAGGGCATGGAGTCCGAGGACGAGCCGGTGCGTGACGAGGCCGCGGAGCGGACGCTGTCGGCGGCCGGGTCCGGGCGGGCGGTCGCTCCGGCGCCCCGGCGGGACGCGGCCCCGGTCGGACGGGTGGTCCGATGAGACCGTCGTGGCGCGCGCCCCTCGGGTCGGCCCCCTTTCGGCTCGCCGCTCGGTGGCTCGGGCTGCCTCTGGTGGTGCTCGCGGTCCTCGGGCCGGCCGCGCCGGCGGGAGCAACCCCGGCCGACGAGACGATCCGGGCCAACGCGGTCGTGGTCGTCGGGGTCGCGGGCCTCGAGTGGACCGACGTCACCGCCGACCGCACGCCGACGCTGGCCAAGCTCGCGTCCCGGGGCTCGGTCGGCACCCTGTCGGTGCGGGCCGCCCCGGCGGTCACCTGCGCCGGTGAGGGCTGGCTGACGCTCGGCGCCGGCCGCTCGTCGGCGATCATCGACCCGTCGGACATCGACACCGGCGCCGGCTGCGGGCCCCGCACCGCGCCCCCGGTCACCGTCACCAAGAACGGCGCGAGCGTCGCCGGCTGGGACGAACTCGCCGCGATCAACCGCAACCTGCGCTTCGGCGCCCGGCCCGGCCTGCTCGGCACGCGCCTGAACTGCACCGGCGCCGTCGGCACCGGGGGCGCGCTGGCCGCGGCCGACTCGTCCGGGAACGTCGACGTCTACCGCCCGACGCTGCCCGACGACCCCGGGCCGCTGCTGCGGGCCTGCCCGTTCACCGCGGTCGACCTCGGGATCCTGCCCGACTCCGGGTCCTACGGTGACCGCCGGGCGACCGCGCTGCGCCAACTCGACACCGCGCTGGCCCAGATCGACGCGACCCGCCCGACGAACTCGACGCTGCTGGTGGTCGGGGTCGCGGACACGGATGCGACCGACGGGCGGCTGCACGTCGCGATCGCCGACGGTCCGGGGTTCGACGGGGGTTGGCTCCGGTCGCCGAGCACCGGGCGCACGCCGTATCTGCAGCTGGTCGACGTCGCGCCGACCGTGCTAGCGGCGCTGAACCTGCCGGTGCCCGACGACATCGCCGGCCGTCCGGTGTTCCAGTCGTCCGAGCATCGTCCCCAGGGGTTCGACGCCACCCGCACCGCCCTCGTCGACGCGGGCACGGCCGCGGTGGCGCGCAAGCACCTGGTCGGGTCGTTCCTGGCCGGGTTCGTGGTGCTGTTCGCGGTCGTCATCGGCTTGGCCGCCGCGGTGCTGCGCCGCCGACCTACGCCCGCTGTCGAGGATTGGCCCGGCGCCGCGGAGGATGCCGCCGCCGAGCGGCCCGACGCCGGCGCGGGTCGTCGGCCGGGGAGCCCGGATCGGTCACCGACGGATCG includes:
- a CDS encoding glycosyltransferase family 4 protein, which encodes MSGGRPRVALVLASSTGGVGRHVRSLAEHLVQSGHRVDVHGPAATEELFGFRAAGAGFAPVEIPARPHPVRDAAALAALRRRLRAERPDVVHAHGLRAGLVAAAAGRRPLVTTWHNLLMGENARNPLLRGLERVVARSADITLTASDDLVARVLRLGGRDVRPSPVAAPSLPVPVRSAAEIRAELGEGDVPLILAVGRLHPQKRFDVLVDASVRWSAAVVLIAGTGPEESALRRQAAALGAPVRFLGHRSDVAELLAACDVAVMTSDWEARQLFAQEALRAGRPLVATAVGGVPGLVGDGARLVPPGNPDAVAAAVSALLADPSAARELAERGAKVAAGWPDEATVAASVAAVYDELVGAEPVTGLPV